agaaaaagaggaagagattgacttggacgaagtgttGGAGGTCAAAAGATCATGGGAGtaaaatcggaatcatcaccctacgcgcacatagcccaagtatatgcgactggaagcgatcaaggcaaaGGTAATCCTTCATCCACACCTTGTGTTGATTGCAAGATAGACggaataaaatgttgcaatgttttatgtgataTTGGCgtccatgttagtgtgatgagttccaaggtttatgttgagctttttaacgaaacactgaacctagatgccacaatcattaaattgatcatgggagatggtagattaatcaaaccgctaggagtgcttagaaatctaaatgttgccatagcgggtaaagaaattcctaccgacttttttgtgattaatgctagtgatgatgaagatgaaagcataatccttggaaaaccctttctcaaattagtaaatgctattctagatgttggaaaagggattgtcacttttgatctagatggagagaagcacactttcaaatttcattcaaaaccgtctcgtgctttacctctacctcttgataacgaaggggTAGAGAGCATTTGTTTCATTGATTCTATTAGGGATACTCTCCAACGTGCTTTGGAGAATGGGGACGCTCAAGacgatcaagatggagaactagtggaaacaatggaagagttgaagccgcaacacgggaatttggaggaaaaaaaatttgaagacattggagaattagatcaaaaagaggatggtgcgcccgatgttgagatgaagccgctccccaagggattgaaatatgaatttttgggagacggcaagacttttccggtgattgtaAGCGACAAATTGAGCctggaagagacggagaagttgctgaatttattaaagaagcacaGAAAGGTGATTGGCTACTCaattaatgacttgaaaggtattagccccgctttttgcacacatcgtatacaactcaaggagcaatacaagccagtCATAGAACATCAAAGAatgttgagccatgctatgcgtgatgtggtgaagaaggaggttatcaaattgttgaatgccggaataatataccccgtgccacatagtgaatgggtaagccccgtgcattgcgttccgaagaaaggaggactcacagttgtgaaaaatgagaaggagcaattgataccgcaaataaccatcacgggatggaggatttgcatcgattatagaaaattgaataaggcaacgaggaagcaccattttccactaccattcattgacgagatgctagaaaggttggcaaagcattcacacttttgttaccttgatggatactcgggattcttccaaatacctattcatccggatgatcaacataagatcacatttacttgcccgtatggaacttttgcatatcggaggatgccttttggattgtgcaacgCACCCGCTTCTTTttaaaggtgcatgatggctatattttcagatttcatagaagagattatggaggtattcatggatgatttctcggtgcatggtactagctttgataattgcttggcaaatttggaaaaagttcttaaaagatgtggagaggttgatcttgtgctcaattgggagaagtgtcatttcatggtgaaaaaaggaattgtcctcggtcatgttatctccgagagaggaatagaggtggacaaagcaaagatagaaaccgtggagaaattgccaccacctacggacatcaaatctttgaggagcttcctcggtcatgccggattctatagaaggttcataaaggatttttcaaaaatcaccaagccattgacacaacttcttcaaaaagatgtggaatacaccttcgatagtgattgtcttcacgcctttcgaacactcaagcaatctctcataagtgctcctatcatgcaacctccggattggaatctaccttttgaaatcatgtgtgatgcaagcgactacgccgtaggagccgttcttggacaaaggaaagaggggaaggtaaatgctatctactacgcaagcaagactctcaatgaagcccaagttaattatgcaacaatggagaaagaattgcttgccgtggtattcgccttcgaaaaattcagatcatacatagtaaactctaatgtgatagtttataccgaccatgcggcaatcaagtatctcttgtccaagaaagatgataagccacgcttgattcgatggatcctattgctacaagaattcgatgtggagataagggacaagaatgGGGCCGAGaacgttgtggccgaccacctatcaaggatgaaccatggagatgatggaaaagaaactatcgaggatcaaatgagagatgatcacctatatagaattctcgaccaagatagttggatgaatgatataataagggcaataaaaggaatgcccttggatcacttgaaCAAGAATGTAaggaaaagagtgatcgcggaaagaagaaaatactattgggatccaccatacttatatagatatggagaagatggagtcctaagaagatgcatatcgagggaggaacgtgaagaagttctaagaaagtgtcactcgtcgggatatggaggacattatgggcactttagaactcaagctaaggtatgggctagtggattctattggcccgagatgcatgaagacgcgaaaagatttgtttcgacttgttcggaatgccaaaggacggggaatatctcgcaaaggaatgccacgccattgaactacaacttacaaatagatctatttgatgtctggggaatcgatttcatgggaccattcgtgaactcacatgggtttgagcatatattggtgatggtggactatgtttctaagtgggttgaaactatgccatgtcggaaggcatcaacggaggagtccatacacatgattaaattggttatcttccctcgatatggcgtcccgagaatcttgataagcgatggaggaatacacttcacgggcaaagactttggtaaatgcttgaagaaattgggaattgaacatagagtgttcacggcttatcacccccaaacaaacggacaagcggaaacttcgaacaagcaattgaaggacattttaaagaagaccgtgataaaaggaggaaaagattggtcgaagagactagatgatgcactatggcatatcgtacggcacacaaaaccccgattggtatgactccttatcaatttggaGATTTGCGtgtctatgttttatagaaagtgtcctatgaaaagattcggaaaagagaaggaaaattcgggagaaagaaggaaaagaaaaaataataataagaagaagagaagaaaaaaaataaatgaagggattctatggttagagaagtgcaaagagatatcacctcgttgtttgaacaatatcctcaattccaaccatgtgcaatccgacaacgaggacgacgcttgtgccttgaagtcaatctttttgtatgcctttgcacatgtccaccattctaaatcttcttacgcttgaaccccttacattatggagaaactctcatgatcattggctcggaagttaagcaatcattagaaggttttcttaacttgacaatatatgtatatattttgctagcctcacctatagccccactttatacttgagagacttttgggagatgagagtttgcaaataataataggatagccacttatattgagagacatgaaaggacttgtacaagaatttttggtctaacctttgttgcagggtattttgcttctaaaaattataaaaaaaacttccaaggatggcaagaaaagcaagtgttgtcgatattcgagttgccggttaaaggtaagagtcgtggagtaatattggatgagtttttaaacgcccatgatatgattatcctcactgctcctctgacctttgtttgaagaaatattgttagacttgtttgcataagtaaattttgcagtctgagaactctcgagcaacccatggaaggacttgatgatttgatttgctcgaggatgagcaaaagctaagcatggggggaatgttggtgctccttaagtacccattttattatatgattaggagtggttttggtaatttcttcgggatgattcatgtactaacccgccacttggcacccgaacttgaccattttcgattttgtctgGGATTTTGGAACATATTGTATTTTGGTAGGAAATTAgacattttcggagatattTTGACGCATGATcgcaactgggctaagatgaggaataaggagaagaggccgcacgcAAAAGATggaaccgaaaggggccagaaagggcccacgccggccggcctagcccatttccaggcccaatcggcctcaattttcttcagcgcgaagtattcgtcaaccctagcctgtgttttaccaaaaccaccgaccagaaccgcctatatataccccgaagccgccgtcaaagagggggaTCGCAGGGAGATTTCgaagagagcatccagagacgagttttagagatccattcgagttagacacaagagaaaggcgacaccggaggcctcatcgtccctcggcgccgctgcaagttggaggacagcaagagatccatcccttgccggagatttcgtcaccatgatcgactacgcttcgcttagcctcatggggtaaagtcctcgtttgttcatggggttgtaaggagatcttgagttgtaattgccgaatcttttatgagattgatctatcacgattcttgttgatgatgctttgatgcctaatagttcgcgacttggcttagggtttgctttgctcttgcatggtttacttagattacatcaactatcgtgttcttgttgattcgttaccgattatcctcgtgtagtgacagtatgcgggagggaaaagttttgatcttggaacacacatttggtagattagatccgttcttcgttgcttggcgattacaccTCCGCCATGGGAAGGGGAAGGACTGGGAGGAGGCGgatccacgccgccggccactgTGCGCAAGCTGCAGcttcggcggccggcgcgcgaggGAGCGGAGGGGCGAGGTGCTCGTGCACCGAGCTCTGCCGACGCCCCAGGcggccgtccgccgccggcgagggagaggaTGGAGGGGGGCGCCATCCGTCCACCAGCTGCCCCGCCCCAACTACTACCCGGCGAGCTCCAAGGCCGGCGCGCCTCGCAGGGAgagggagcagaggaagggCGGTGCGGCCCTACGGCTCGCTGGAGGCCGTCAGGGGCCTGCCTCGTCGAGCGCTGCGCCCACCtcgcctgcctcgccgcgcgccgctgctgccgatGCACGCGCCGGACCGTGACGCCGGAGCTCAGGCGCCTGTGCCGCCATGCTGCCCGTGCCTGCCCCGATGGCCTGCTGCAGCCACATCGGCCTTGgaggcgccgtcgccggccttGCTGACGGGGGAGAGGGTGagagctgacgggtgggcccggttTTTGCAAGGCCAAAGAAGACCTTTTATGTGCTGCggtgtgttggagacaaaaaTCAAAGAATGGAGTGTGCTGTGCACAATTTTAAAGAGTGGAGTGTGCTATGCACAAAATCACCATTTGAGGATGTGCCACAGACCAATTTCTCTTATAAAATTGGGACAGGTGGTAAAAAGATTATTTCCGACAAATTAATAATAATTTCTGCGGCGAAAAAACAGAAACCGTTTCCATCCGTGCCTCGTCTCTCCCGACTCGCCTCCGTCCCCGTCTTTCTCGAGCGCTTCCTCGACGGCATGTCGACTAGGGTTCGctagcgccgcccgctccctcGGTCCCCTCTCCTCCGACCCCGTATCCCTTCGATTCCCAACCCCGTTCGTCCCTGTTCTCCCTCAACGCTCTTCTCCCACAATAACCCTAATCGCCAGCTGCTAGGTCCGCCGCTACCCGTggttgccgccgccggtgggtTCTACGGAGGAAAACGGGATTCCGCCGCCTTCCTCTGCCACCTGACGCCTTCGATTTCCCGATCCGGCCGACCGGAACTCGTTCCTCCGCTCCGCTAGTCTTCAGGTCGGCGACCTCTGCTCCCCGCCGTCGTTGGCTATCTCCTCCGACTCTTCAAGCGAAGTCCGGTCTCCCCCCCGTCCGTTCCGGCCTCTTTCCTTCCTCCCAGACGCCAGCACCGGTAGCTACCCCTCATCTAAGCCACAAGGATCGACAGCTGCCTCCTCATCTCGCTACTCCGACTAGGCGTTCCCCAGTTCACGAGGTCAGGCCGCCCTATTCCCCAGTTCTACGTGCTTGTCGCAAATTTTCGTAAAAATCAACTGATCCGCGGATGCACTGTGCACTAAGATTAGGATGATTGTGGCACATGTGGTTGGTCGCTTGAGCTATCCATTATTTCAGTGAGGTGTTGAGAGGTGTTCTATCATTATGCTTGAATTTATTAAACATCCCAACTCGGCAACTCGTTAGCTGAATTAAACTTCTTAGGATCTGAAAGTTAATGGATAACGTATCTACAGTCATATGCACTTCGATGAACTGTCAAAACAAGAATTGCAGGTATGTAATAGGATTACTACATAAGCTTCAGGCCTGCGGCCATCAATTTCTTGACGCATGTAGATCAATGTCCGCTTACACACCACTTATGTGTTAGATCAATGTCCGCATACACACCACTTATGTGTATCCACACATCATTTCTATCAAATTGTTGCTTATACGGTTGCACCAGCACCATCTTCTAATATCTGATATGCATAATTGCAAGTGCTCAAGCTACCTGAAAAGTTACCTGGGCTTTCATCATTGGTATGGCATCTCTACATGGGTAGCTATGTGCTGCATGTTGTTATTAGCTAGAGTTAGCGCTCTCTGGTATTTCCGTTTTAATCTACAGGAACAAGATTCTGTGACCATTATATTCGTGTTATTTAGTTGAATGAGATTGATCACAGAGTAGGTAGCCAAGGCCTAGGCAATGCAGAAGGATGGAATACATATTTGGGGGAACACAACATATAGGCACAAGAATACCTAGGTTACAGCTATTTTCACAAATCTATGATCATAGATACAGGCACAAAAGTTTctctatatatttatatatattcagCTGTGATCATAATTTTTGCTGTAGTCAATAGTTCTGGAGGACTTGTTACTCTGCCTGCACATATTTTTCACATCTCGCAGAAAACGAGGCTAATCGGTACATGCACAAGGTTTGCTGCAAATACATAATATATCAAATCTGTATTTGCTTCAAAACGTTGTCTGGATTTACCTACAATTTGCATATTTATCATTACTATTAGTTAACATGTTTATACTTTAGTTTGTCaagtttttctttcatttttctcttaTTTCTTCCTATGTTTATTAGCCAAGAATCTGTTATTTACTTTGTGTTGGAATTAATAGGGAAATTTTCCTCACTGGGAAGGAAGGACACTTGTGAGCCAGAATTTTCATAAATCTTAATAAAGGACATGCGATGTATGCTTTCTTCCCTTCTCATCCCATATGTATCTTAGAGGTCTTTCACTCTAAACAGAATCAGAATCAACAATACAACTAACGGTTATTTCTGTTCAGTAAGGAACGCAGATCGGGCGGCACGTAGCTCAGACCGTCGCAATAATGTTGTTTCATGGATCTCTGAGATTAAGAACACATCTAATGTGGCTGTAAGGAAGAAAAGGGGGAAAAGAGCACCTCCATCTTCTAAAAGATTGCGTGATAAAAAGGTGGATAAGGAGATTGACAGTGATGATGCAGACAATGACATTGATGGTACAGATGAAGGACAGGTTGGTAAAAATCAGTCTGATATGCACAGCGAGGAGTGTGTGGATGGGACAACTAGTGATGGCTTACAGAAGACAGGCCAGTCAGGTAATTCTGATAGTCCAACCTTGGCTTCAGAAGAACAAGTCCATTCAACAAACTCTAAAGACATCCTCCAAAAGAGTAGCTCTCAAACCACACAGAAGGTTTCTCGAAGCTCATCAAGAAGCAGGCAAGGTGCATCTCATTTGGAACAGGAAGGTGCAGATGAAGATGATTCTCATGGACAAATGGCTGTTGTGAATAAGGATGTTGATGGCGAAAGAAGCTCTCACGAAATCAAGGATGATGTGAGTTCCTTGGTCTAATAGATTTATCTGTTCCAGCCTTTTCATTTTATATATGGTTACAGCCTTATTATCGCAAAGTTATCATGCATCTTGAAGTGATTTTTTTGTTTCATATCCAAACATATAGTGTATCTAAAAGTACACCTTCAATTTGTATTTGCAACTAAGTTTGTTGTAAATGTTCAATATCCAGCAGGTATCTGATACACAAGTGAATACCACATCCTCTGATGATAAAAGttcagaagaagttgaagaTGTGAGTTGTGAACCTTAAACTTCTGTTATGTTATTTATGGCTCTAGACTTCAATTGGTTGCAAGATTGGGTTACTTTCTCATTTTCTTCTTTCTGTGATTGAATAATGGCCTTAGTTTTGAATTGCCTGAACTGTGTAATAACTTGTTTAAAAACAATAGGTGAAGGTGTGTGACATTTGTGGAGATGTTGGTGAGGAGGAGAAGCTTGCTGTGTGTAGCAGATGCAATGACGGCGCAGAGCATACGTAATATTTCTTTGCTGCATTGCTTTCTTTTCTATACAACTGTTCAATTGCATTTGGGTATTGTGTATGGTAATGCTTAAAGTTGCTCATTTCCTGTTTTCTGATTTTTAGTTTCTAACTGGAAGGCTAAAGGCAAAATTAGGCATGCCAATGTACTTATAATAAGTTTACACAATTATAACCATTGTTCATATACCTCCGGGCAGGAAGAAATTGCACCTTTTCATCTTTTGTTTACATAAAGAACTGCAAATAtgctgagtttttttttcatgtccCTTCTTTACTTCAGGTATTGTATGCGGGTAATGATGGAAGATGTTCCAGAGAGTGAGTGGTTGTGTGAAGACTGCCAAACTGCGGTAGAATCTGAAAAGAAGAAACTAGAAAAATCTGAGGTGAAGGTTGGTACTTCAAAAGGGCAGTCCTTTGAAGGAGAAATGAACAAACCTGCCATTGCTGCAAAGAGCAGAAGTTCTTCCGACACTGAATTGGAGGCTGAAAATGTAGGCAACAAAGAGTCAGATACCCCAAATAAGGGGAATGATACAATCAAAAACAGGATGGAAGAAGATGCTGCAATTACATCCACAATTCGAGACACTTTTTCTGAAACCGGTGGCGTTTACATGGGGGCTGACTCCAGAACGAGAATGCCATCTTCACGCGAGAGCTCATTCGGGTATGATGCTGACAAAGGAAAGCAACCTAGTCTAGTGGGAACCTTGTTGGCGTCTAAAGCTCCAAAGAATCAAGCAACACAAGCTCGAGGTAAATTGTTAATATCATTATTTTCAGATGTAGACTCTTTACATAAATTCCTGAATGTTCAATGTTTGGTACGGCTGGGGTTTGCCCTAAAGACATGCCACTAGATGAAACTGTACTAATCAAGGTTTACTTCAGGTCAACTTACCAAATCCACTTCTTTCAACAACTCAAAGGTTCCCAAAGTGAAACAGCTATTAAACGAAGTTCCTCAGAAGCCCAAAAATTTGAAGGAATCTTGGTCTTCTATCATTAAAAAGGAAGTGCCAATCAGCATGACTACTAAGCCGGCAACCTTCAAAAAGCCTAAACCTTGTGAGGCAGCAAACAAGGCAAAGTCTTCCATCACACTTGCTGAGGAGCCAAGGGTGGCGAATCAGCTGATGAGCCAAAATGTAACAAATGATCAAAGTTCTTCTATATTGGGGAGTCCCTCCACTACTGCTTCAATGGTTGCTCCTGTTATTTCAAAAACTGATGCTACATCTCAGCCCGTAGCTACAGGTAATAGCATAACTGACTCAAATAACATTTACATGGTTGTAAAAGTTATATATATCGATAAATTTCCTTATCCCCTCCTTTCTCATGCATCTCATCATTTTTTAATGTGTCATacattatttatttttctaattgGTTTGAATTTATTGTAGAGTAACATTAATTTGTTCTTTCAGGAAACAGTGAACTAAATAAGCCAGTTTTAGCAAAATTGGCTGGAAGTACAATACTACCTAATGCTGAAAGATCCTCGGGTGGTATTCTTGGCCCAGGTGCTCAGAGAAAAGTAACTCAAAACTCAGATCCTTCACATCGGGATACTAAAACAAAGGATGCCATTGGGTTCAAACAGGGTGCTTCTAGCAGTAATCGCACAATCCGTTGCCAAAGATGTAATGAAGCAGGCCATTCTACACAATTTTGTGCCGTTGACAAACTTCGTGTGTCTGCTGTAAAACCTTTGAGCGAGCGAAACTTGAAGGATGCATCTGCCAAAAGAAATAGAATGTCTGAAACTAGTACATCAGCGGCTACTGAAAAAGATGCCTCCAGACCAGGGAATCAGTCAGAGCAAATCCTAAAATGTGGTACTTATCAGAATCCATTATATGGGCCTAAAGATGTTTTACCTGCCTCATTCAGCCATGTGAAAAAGCCCTCCCCATTGTCAGCTTCAGTAGATTCTAGCAAGCTGAAGTTCAAAGATGAGCATACCACTTTATCTGCCGCAACAGGAATCTCTGCTGACAATGGTCGTACGATGCCAAGTGATCGAAGGGATGAATCTGCTCAAGCCTTTTCAACTGGTGATGAACCAATGGCTTCAACTGTCCCAGAGCTGGACTGGATATGGCAGTATGGATACTCTTTCCGTTCGATCCCATATGTGGAATTATTAACTTAAACATTTTAAATATATTAATAAGTCCCTGTACATGCCATTGCCAATCTACAATTCAACTAAGAATCCCTTATTGGA
This portion of the Panicum virgatum strain AP13 chromosome 2N, P.virgatum_v5, whole genome shotgun sequence genome encodes:
- the LOC120660154 gene encoding uncharacterized protein LOC120660154 isoform X3, translated to MRLRNADRAARSSDRRNNVVSWISEIKNTSNVAVRKKRGKRAPPSSKRLRDKKVDKEIDSDDADNDIDGTDEGQVGKNQSDMHSEECVDGTTSDGLQKTGQSGNSDSPTLASEEQVHSTNSKDILQKSSSQTTQKVSRSSSRSRQGASHLEQEGADEDDSHGQMAVVNKDVDGERSSHEIKDDQVSDTQVNTTSSDDKSSEEVEDVKVCDICGDVGEEEKLAVCSRCNDGAEHTYCMRVMMEDVPESEWLCEDCQTAVESEKKKLEKSEVKVGTSKGQSFEGEMNKPAIAAKSRSSSDTELEAENVGNKESDTPNKGNDTIKNRMEEDAAITSTIRDTFSETGGVYMGADSRTRMPSSRESSFGYDADKGKQPSLVGTLLASKAPKNQATQARGQLTKSTSFNNSKVPKVKQLLNEVPQKPKNLKESWSSIIKKEVPISMTTKPATFKKPKPCEAANKAKSSITLAEEPRVANQLMSQNVTNDQSSSILGSPSTTASMVAPVISKTDATSQPVATGNSELNKPVLAKLAGSTILPNAERSSGGILGPGAQRKVTQNSDPSHRDTKTKDAIGFKQGASSSNRTIRCQRCNEAGHSTQFCAVDKLRVSAVKPLSERNLKDASAKRNRMSETSTSAATEKDASRPGNQSEQILKCGTYQNPLYGPKDVLPASFSHVKKPSPLSASVDSSKLKFKDEHTTLSAATGISADNGRTMPSDRRDESAQAFSTGDEPMASTVPELDWIWQGGFELRRTGKSPELCDGFQAHLSCSASQSVLEVAKKFPSNVQLEEVPRQNSWPTQFQENGPTYENVGLFFFARDVQSYENHYSKLVENMLKNDLVLRGSVGAVELLIFPSNILSKNFQRWNMFYFLWGVFRVSRKDCSNLPSDVPTTKLEPNFNEDPQAVVPSTSVLSSSLSFSKDRNSFAEQHTILVKSSLEANHEVCLNGEDSINQPVSGRANDDLDSTNSNGAMGPSAMAKEIKEQRLDVKKLDSFGGTSSERDFDVNTVSVACSVSTHQKELGKEGTIINLNDAEDPMDIDHVNSSEITGALYAHGSGGARKRNIEMANGGAEVDGVLEHKKVKLDTVVTTNSGLSENINNGRLSFKVHPVAASSVDDVSTNNSMAGSSSSDTKCVFPLDLNAVDDTVSENIVNIPSSDDDESLGPVPSKVGDKQAGEENLSTDITGPLSLSLAFPSRKEQASKPQSGPQRQFPERSNRNNTSSIWGQQ
- the LOC120660154 gene encoding uncharacterized protein LOC120660154 isoform X2; translated protein: MRLRNADRAARSSDRRNNVVSWISEIKNTSNVAVRKKRGKRAPPSSKRLRDKKVDKEIDSDDADNDIDGTDEGQVGKNQSDMHSEECVDGTTSDGLQKTGQSGNSDSPTLASEEQVHSTNSKDILQKSSSQTTQKVSRSSSRSRQGASHLEQEGADEDDSHGQMAVVNKDVDGERSSHEIKDDVSDTQVNTTSSDDKSSEEVEDVKVCDICGDVGEEEKLAVCSRCNDGAEHTYCMRVMMEDVPESEWLCEDCQTAVESEKKKLEKSEVKVGTSKGQSFEGEMNKPAIAAKSRSSSDTELEAENVGNKESDTPNKGNDTIKNRMEEDAAITSTIRDTFSETGGVYMGADSRTRMPSSRESSFGYDADKGKQPSLVGTLLASKAPKNQATQARGQLTKSTSFNNSKVPKVKQLLNEVPQKPKNLKESWSSIIKKEVPISMTTKPATFKKPKPCEAANKAKSSITLAEEPRVANQLMSQNVTNDQSSSILGSPSTTASMVAPVISKTDATSQPVATGNSELNKPVLAKLAGSTILPNAERSSGGILGPGAQRKVTQNSDPSHRDTKTKDAIGFKQGASSSNRTIRCQRCNEAGHSTQFCAVDKLRVSAVKPLSERNLKDASAKRNRMSETSTSAATEKDASRPGNQSEQILKCGTYQNPLYGPKDVLPASFSHVKKPSPLSASVDSSKLKFKDEHTTLSAATGISADNGRTMPSDRRDESAQAFSTGDEPMASTVPELDWIWQGGFELRRTGKSPELCDGFQAHLSCSASQSVLEVAKKFPSNVQLEEVPRQNSWPTQFQENGPTYENVGLFFFARDVQSYENHYSKLVENMLKNDLVLRGSVGAVELLIFPSNILSKNFQRWNMFYFLWGVFRVSRKDCSNLPSDVPTTKLEPNFNEDPQAVVPSTSVLSSSLSFSKDRNSFAEQHTILVKSSLEANHEVCLNGEDSINQPVSGRANDDLDSTNSNGAMGPSAMAKEIKEQRLDVKKLDSFGGTSSERDFDVNTVSVACSVSTHQKELGKEGTIINLNDAEDPMDIDHVNSSEITGALYAHGSGGARKRNIEMANGGAEVDGVLEHKKVKLDEVDGVLEHKKVKLDTVVTTNSGLSENINNGRLSFKVHPVAASSVDDVSTNNSMAGSSSSDTKCVFPLDLNAVDDTVSENIVNIPSSDDDESLGPVPSKVGDKQAGEENLSTDITGPLSLSLAFPSRKEQASKPQSGPQRQFPERSNRNNTSSIWGQQ
- the LOC120660154 gene encoding uncharacterized protein LOC120660154 isoform X1 — translated: MRLRNADRAARSSDRRNNVVSWISEIKNTSNVAVRKKRGKRAPPSSKRLRDKKVDKEIDSDDADNDIDGTDEGQVGKNQSDMHSEECVDGTTSDGLQKTGQSGNSDSPTLASEEQVHSTNSKDILQKSSSQTTQKVSRSSSRSRQGASHLEQEGADEDDSHGQMAVVNKDVDGERSSHEIKDDQVSDTQVNTTSSDDKSSEEVEDVKVCDICGDVGEEEKLAVCSRCNDGAEHTYCMRVMMEDVPESEWLCEDCQTAVESEKKKLEKSEVKVGTSKGQSFEGEMNKPAIAAKSRSSSDTELEAENVGNKESDTPNKGNDTIKNRMEEDAAITSTIRDTFSETGGVYMGADSRTRMPSSRESSFGYDADKGKQPSLVGTLLASKAPKNQATQARGQLTKSTSFNNSKVPKVKQLLNEVPQKPKNLKESWSSIIKKEVPISMTTKPATFKKPKPCEAANKAKSSITLAEEPRVANQLMSQNVTNDQSSSILGSPSTTASMVAPVISKTDATSQPVATGNSELNKPVLAKLAGSTILPNAERSSGGILGPGAQRKVTQNSDPSHRDTKTKDAIGFKQGASSSNRTIRCQRCNEAGHSTQFCAVDKLRVSAVKPLSERNLKDASAKRNRMSETSTSAATEKDASRPGNQSEQILKCGTYQNPLYGPKDVLPASFSHVKKPSPLSASVDSSKLKFKDEHTTLSAATGISADNGRTMPSDRRDESAQAFSTGDEPMASTVPELDWIWQGGFELRRTGKSPELCDGFQAHLSCSASQSVLEVAKKFPSNVQLEEVPRQNSWPTQFQENGPTYENVGLFFFARDVQSYENHYSKLVENMLKNDLVLRGSVGAVELLIFPSNILSKNFQRWNMFYFLWGVFRVSRKDCSNLPSDVPTTKLEPNFNEDPQAVVPSTSVLSSSLSFSKDRNSFAEQHTILVKSSLEANHEVCLNGEDSINQPVSGRANDDLDSTNSNGAMGPSAMAKEIKEQRLDVKKLDSFGGTSSERDFDVNTVSVACSVSTHQKELGKEGTIINLNDAEDPMDIDHVNSSEITGALYAHGSGGARKRNIEMANGGAEVDGVLEHKKVKLDEVDGVLEHKKVKLDTVVTTNSGLSENINNGRLSFKVHPVAASSVDDVSTNNSMAGSSSSDTKCVFPLDLNAVDDTVSENIVNIPSSDDDESLGPVPSKVGDKQAGEENLSTDITGPLSLSLAFPSRKEQASKPQSGPQRQFPERSNRNNTSSIWGQQ